From Montipora foliosa isolate CH-2021 chromosome 6, ASM3666993v2, whole genome shotgun sequence, a single genomic window includes:
- the LOC138004920 gene encoding uncharacterized protein, whose product MIGHQWLIPYPWKRDPKELPNNEAQAKKKLEAIESRLSKTPEHAAAYDRQMMEMTEMQFARKLTKQELETYKGPIHYIAHHEIVRPEKTTPIRIVFNSSASFQGHRLNDYWIKGPDLLNSLFGVTLRFRENEVAVTGDTSKMYHRVLIPEQDQQVHRYLWRNMETNREPDVYVKTVLTFGDKPAPAMAQIALRKSADQAKDSYPEAAHVLKNNTYMDDICDSVHSVQKAKRLTTELDEVLLKGGFQVKGWLSNQSLENEIIRQENPEMKLLQGQTQEKILGTVWNHAKDMLLFNVNPPNDITLTKRTVLSQIARIFDPVGFAAAFLVRAKVGMQRLWQQGLEWDQELPSASREEWIRFFKEMGDLNHVTFERSLTPADAIALPILCIFSDASNEAFGTCAYVRWRTESNEYDTRFIAAKSRVAPLKPLTIPRLELQAAVLATRLYQSIAEESRLQFEKVVFFSDSNIVLSWIRSQARGFKPFVSARVAEIQSNSDPSQWRHVPGELNVADDVSRGIPAQRLIGRWKQGPEFLRLPEEEWPQENSTADLNEVDKERRKTQAILLTGSLEVIDCKKFSNWRKLVRTSAYVFRFIRNLRTRCQAKKLPETPGQQMQLSREPLAPQELEKAERYWVKESQKTLQDRLKRGELQQLSPFTDENGIIRVGGRVDEALVSYETKHPAMLPRDHWISLLITRIGHAGVATTVAKIRTKFWIIRAHDLAKSVKFRCVCCREIEARTETQLMANLPRTRLEPFTPPFHHTACDYFGPYKVKISRKTSTKHYGVIFTCMNRRAVHLELAVDYSTVEFMQTLRRFFTIRGQPALMMSDNGSQLVGAERELREMIQGWNHKELKEFSAEKGMRWQFTTPGEPHQNGCAEALVKGAKKALKKAIGEQILTPFELYTCLLEVAYLMNQRPIGRVPNDPDDGSYLCPNDMLLGRATSMVPQGPFRETRNPQHRVEFVQKIVDTFWRRWTRDVFPSLVPRKKWNAEKRTVRVDDIVIMEDSNYVRGNWTIGRIINVYPGRDGRVRNVKIKTATSEYKRPITKIVIIYPADGYED is encoded by the coding sequence ATGATTGGACACCAGTGGCTAATACCCTACCCATGGAAACGAGATCCGAAGGAACTGCCAAACAATGAAGCACAAGCTAAGAAGAAGCTGGAAGCAATTGAGAGCCGCCTGTCAAAAACACCGGAGCATGCAGCTGCCTATGACAGACAAATGATGGAAATGACAGAGATGCAGTTTGCACGCAAGCTCACAAAGCAGGAATTGGAGACATACAAGGGACCAATCCATTACATTGCCCACCACGAGATAGTGAGACCCGAAAAGACAACGCCCATCCGCATAGTCTTCAACTCATCTGCTTCATTTCAAGGTCACCGACTAAATGATTACTGGATAAAAGGGCCTGACCTGCTAAACAGCCTCTTTGGAGTCACCTTACGATTCAGAGAAAATGAAGTAGCTGTAACCGGAGATACCTCAAAGATGTATCACAGGGTTCTTATCCCCGAGCAAGATCAGCAAGTACACCGATATCTTTGGAGAAACATGGAAACTAATCGAGAACCTGATGTTTATGTAAAGACGGTGCTGACGTTTGGAGATAAGCCTGCACCTGCTATGGCACAGATCGCTCTGAGAAAAAGCGCAGATCAAGCAAAGGATTCGTATCCCGAAGCTGCCCACGTATTGAAGAACAACACCTACATGGACGACATTTGTGATTCAGTCCATTCCGTTCAAAAAGCCAAGCGACTGACGACTGAGCTGGATGAAGTATTGCTGAAAGGTGGATTTCAAGTCAAGGGATGGCTGTCAAACCAGTCTTTAGAGAACGAAATTATCAGACAAGAGAATCCTGAAATGAAATTGCTGCAAGGCCAAACACAAGAAAAGATACTAGGAACTGTTTGGAATCATGCCAAAGACATGCTCCTGTTCAACGTTAACCCGCCTAACGACATTACTCTGACCAAGAGAACAGTACTCAGCCAGATTGCTCGAATATTTGATCCAGTTGGATTCGCAGCAGCCTTTCTAGTTCGCGCTAAAGTCGGAATGCAGCGTCTGTGGCAACAAGGCTTAGAATGGGATCAAGAGCTGCCTTCAGCATCACGGGAAGAATGGATTCGTTTCTTCAAAGAAATGGGAGACTTGAATCACGTGACCTTTGAAAGATCCCTCACCCCAGCGGACGCGATTGCACTCCCAATACTCTGTATCTTTTCTGACGCATCCAACGAAGCGTTTGGAACCTGTGCCTACGTCAGATGGCGAACCGAGAGCAATGAGTATGACACACGATTCATAGCCGCCAAATCAAGAGTAGCCCCACTGAAACCGTTGACCATACCCCGCCTAGAACTACAAGCAGCAGTACTAGCAACCCGGCTATATCAGTCCATAGCAGAAGAGTCAAGACTGCAATTTGAGAAAGTCGTATTCTTCTCAGACAGCAACATCGTATTGTCATGGATTCGCAGTCAAGCGAGAGGGTTCAAACCGTTTGTGTCCGCCCGAGTCGCAGAAATTCAAAGCAATTCTGACCCGTCTCAGTGGAGACATGTCCCTGGAGAGTTAAATGTCGCTGATGACGTCTCTCGTGGCATACCGGCACAACGACTGATTGGCAGATGGAAGCAGGGACCAGAATTCTTACGACTGCCCGAGGAGGAGTGGCCTCAAGAAAACTCAACAGCTGACCTGAACGAAGTAGACAAGGAACGCCGTAAAACTCAAGCCATTCTGCTCACCGGTTCCCTTGAAGTTATCGACTGTAAGAAGTTTTCAAACTGGAGAAAACTTGTCAGGACAAGCGCCTATGTATTTAGATTCATCAGGAATCTACGTACCCGATGTCAAGCAAAGAAATTACCCGAAACCCCCGGACAGCAGATGCAATTGAGCCGTGAACCACTGGCGCCGCAAGAACTGGAGAAAGCCGAGAGGTACTGGGTCAAAGAAAGCCAGAAAACCCTCCAAGACCGCCTGAAGAGGGGAGAGCTCCAACAGCTGAGCCCGTTTACAGACGAAAACGGAATAATCAGAGTTGGAGGTCGAGTAGATGAAGCCTTAGTTTCCTATGAAACCAAACACCCTGCTATGCTTCCCCGGGACCACTGGATATCTCTTCTGATAACTCGAATTGGACACGCTGGCGTAGCAACCACAGTAGCGAAGATAAGGACAAAGTTTTGGATCATAAGAGCTCATGATTTGGCCAAGTCCGTAAAGTTCCGATGCGTGTGCTGCAGAGAAATTGAAGCAAGAACTGAAACACAACTTATGGCTAACCTGCCCAGAACTCGCCTGGAACCGTTCACGCCCCCATTTCATCATACAGCATGTGATTACTTTGGACCATACAAAGTTAAGATAAGCCGAAAAACAAGCACCAAGCATTATGGAGTAATCTTTACCTGCATGAACAGGAGAGCTGTACATCTGGAGCTGGCAGTAGATTATTCTACCGTTGAATTTATGCAGACGCTGAGACGATTCTTCACCATCAGAGGACAGCCTGCGCTGATGATGAGTGATAACGGTTCTCAACTTGTGGGCGCAGAACGTGAACTCAGAGAGATGATCCAGGGGTGGAATCACAAAGAGCTAAAAGAATTTAGCGCCGAAAAAGGAATGAGATGGCAGTTTACTACGCCCGGAGAACCACATCAAAATGGCTGCGCAGAAGCATTAGTTAAAGGCGCCAAGAAAGCCCTAAAGAAAGCAATTGGTGAACAAATCCTGACGCCATTTGAACTATACACCTGTTTATTGGAAGTCGCTTACCTGATGAATCAACGCCCCATTGGTAGAGTTCCTAACGACCCGGATGACGGCTCGTATCTGTGTCCAAACGACATGCTACTTGGACGAGCTACCTCAATGGTACCACAAGGACCGTTCAGAGAGACCAGGAACCCACAGCATAGAGTCGAATTCGTACAGAAGATAGTAGACACCTTCTGGAGACGTTGGACCCGAGACGTGTTCCCGTCGTTGGTCCCTAGAAAGAAGTGGAACGCTGAAAAGCGCACTGTGAGAGTGGATGACATAGTCATCATGGAAGATTCCAACTATGTCCGTGGAAACTGGACCATCGGAAGAATCATCAATGTTTACCCAGGAAGGGATGGCAGAGTTCGAAATGTAAAAATCAAGACGGCAACCTCGGAGTATAAAAGACCTATCACAAAGATTGTGATCATATACCCCGCCGATGGATACGAGGACTGA
- the LOC138005673 gene encoding uncharacterized protein: MIPEIQNSTADNVQVTDNVMTSDITDTPPVNVNGDSTQSVFRMEKPKMPKFSGDVREFAIFKADFKHLVEARYSKRDSITILRASLNGKPLELIKGIGQDYDAAWEHLESIYGDPRFVADTITQDIARFKPLRDGEDARFCDLVHLVRRSFNTLSEVGRQNDMDNNHMLAIIEQKMCSDDRKVWSRFLETTKCHGTLEALMSWMTSEMKSRMRATAPLRSSKHLNVNQISAFEKKGTANHKCWLCKVSTHWTDQCQKFMSMSPSDRLKAVKENHSCFSCLKRAGRDHNVSNCSCRRQCSESFNGSQCKYFHHPLLHGANVTNSATALTVSSVAGSKQAILPVILVEILGSENVKRQGNLLLDSGAQVSLIKLSVADELGLKGKEVTITIAKVGGEEEELITKLFRVRIRSLVSRNVIHTVTAVGIPCISSDITEIKLSHVAGIFGLGKEEILRKSGPVDLLVGIDCIQVRPGKLLTL, translated from the coding sequence atgatcccCGAGATACAGAATTCTACCGCCGATAATGTGCAAGTTACTGATAACGTAATGACTAGTGACATTACAGACACACCGCCTGTCAACGTAAATGGAGACAGCACGCAATCAGTTTTCCGGATGGAAAAACCAAAAATGCCAAAGTTCTCAGGCGACGTCAGGGAATTCGCGATCTTCAAAGCGGATTTCAAACATCTGGTGGAGGCACGATACAGTAAACGTGATTCGATTACCATTCTAAGAGCAAGCTTGAATGGAAAGCCTTTGGAATTAATAAAGGGAATTGGCCAGGACTACGATGCCGCATGGGAGCATCTGGAATCAATCTATGGAGACCCACGATTTGTTGCTGACACTATCACGCAAGATATCGCCCGATTTAAGCCTTTGCGTGACGGGGAAGACGCCCGTTTTTGTGACTTAGTGCACCTCGTGAGACGAAGTTTCAACACCCTTTCGGAAGTTGGGCGGCAAAATGACATGGACAATAATCACATGTTGGCGATTATTGAACAAAAAATGTGTTCCGACGACCGCAAAGTTTGGTCACGTTTCTTAGAAACAACAAAATGTCACGGCACACTGGAAGCGTTAATGTCCTGGATGACATCCGAAATGAAATCTAGAATGAGAGCCACGGCACCGCTGAGAAGTTCTAAGCACCTAAACGTCAATCAGATATCAGCATTTGAGAAAAAGGGAACAGCAAACCACAAGTGCTGGTTGTGTAAGGTGTCAACCCACTGGACGGACCAGTGCCAGAAATTTATGTCAATGTCCCCCAGCGACCGTCTCAAGGCCGTCAAGGAGAACCATagttgtttcagttgtctgaAAAGAGCTGGTCGTGATCATAATGTTTCCAACTGTTCCTGCAGACGCCAATGCAGTGAGTCATTTAACGGAAGTCAGTGCAAATACTTTCACCACCCATTGTTACACGGTGCCAATGTAACAAATTCCGCTACAGCCTTAACAGTTTCATCCGTTGCGGGCAGCAAACAGGCAATTCTTCCAGTCATTCTTGTGGAAATTCTGGGATCTGAAAATGTCAAAAGGCAAGGAAACCTGCTCCTGGACTCTGGTGCTCAGGTCAGCTTAATCAAGTTGTCAGTAGCAGACGAACTCGGTCTTAAGGGAAAGGAAGTCACCATCACCATAGCTAAAGTTGGAGGGGAGGAAGAAGAATTGATAACGAAGCTATTCCGTGTTCGCATCCGATCACTGGTGAGCCGAAATGTTATCCATACTGTTACAGCCGTGGGCATCCCGTGTATAAGCAGTGACATTACCGAAATAAAGCTCAGTCACGTTGCTGGAATTTTTGGCCTCGGAAAAGAGGAAATCCTTCGAAAAAGTGGCCCGGTTGACCTACTCGTTGGCATTGACTGCATACAGGTGAGACCAGGGAAGCTGCTAACCTTATAG